From Schistocerca americana isolate TAMUIC-IGC-003095 chromosome 11, iqSchAmer2.1, whole genome shotgun sequence, the proteins below share one genomic window:
- the LOC124553920 gene encoding poly [ADP-ribose] polymerase tankyrase-2-like, with protein sequence MATTDTKDGSFASDMGALLESGEGADVTLVVGTSQLPAHSFVLAARSPVFAATFRNDTKEARSRRIEITDVREAVLRQLLRFVYTDEAPQLASMAAELLAASDKYDLPLLKKRCEQQLAQGLSVDNAAATAVLAVLHSCSRLESAAVNFIASHPEVMISAGWINVLRSNAEAAVQICTLAAAAAVAPNIRTSPVNQTQSMAARLTEAAKCGRVDELQNLLAEGATVDARDTSGFTALHLAVMNAGKNNLFGLNTASDVGLRTVKCLLNAGANVNAEDSNKQTPLHMAAYRGDLKILWVLLTSPVQLNARDRWGKTPLHWAATITKKEATRMLLLAGAEKKAIDSEGFTPEDMASSSTKKLFSVY encoded by the exons ATGGCTACAACCGACACTAAGGATGGCAGTTTCGCGAGCGATATGGGTGCTCTGTTAGAATCCGGCGAGGGTGCGGACGTGACCCTGGTGGTCGGCACCTCGCAGCTGCCGGCCCACAGTTTCGTGTTAGCGGCGAGGAGCCCCGTCTTTGCTGCCACGTTCCGGAACGACACGAAAGAAGCCCGCAGTCGTCGAATCGAGATAACTGACGTGCGGGAAGCTGTGCTGAGGCAGCTGCTGCGTTTCGTGTACACCGACGAAGCTCCGCAGCTAGCGAGCATGGCAGCCGAGCTGTTGGCCGCCTCTGACAAGTACGACCTGCCGTTGCTCAAAAAGAGGTGCGAGCAGCAGCTGGCGCAGGGCCTGAGTGTGGACAACGCTGCCGCCACTGCAGTCCTAGCTGTGCTGCACTCCTGTTCGCGGCTCGAGAGTGCAGCTGTGAACTTCATAGCGAGCCATCCCGAGGTGATGATCTCTGCCGGTTGGATAAATGTGCTGAGGAGCAATGCAGAGGCCGCAGTACAAATCTGCactctggcggcggcggcggcggtagcaCCAAACATCAG GACTTCACCTGTGAACCAGACACAGTCCATGGCAGCAAGGCTGACAGAGGCAGCTAAATGTGGCAGAGTGGATGAGCTGCAGAACCTGCTGGCCGAAGGTGCAACAGTTGATGCGAGAGATACCAGTGGGTTTACAGCCCTGCACCTGGCAGTGATGAACGCTGGTAAAAATAACTTGTTTGGGTTGAACACAGCCTCAGATGTGGGACTGCGCACTGTCAAGTGTCTGCTGAATGCGGGGGCAAATGTCAATGCGGAAGACTCGAACAAGCAGACACCTCTGCACATGGCTGCTTATCGAGGTGATTTGAAGATCCTGTGGGTGCTGCTAACATCGCCAGTGCAGTTAAATGCCCGCGATCGTTGGGGGAAAACGCCACTCCACTGGGCTGCCACCATCACAAAGAAAGAAGCGACGAGGATGCTGCTGCTTGCTGGAGCAGAGAAGAAGGCGATCGATAGCGAAGGTTTTACCCCGGAAGATATGGCGAGTTCGTCCACTAAAAAATTATTCAGTGTGTATTGA